Proteins from a genomic interval of Verrucomicrobiia bacterium:
- the rpsG gene encoding 30S ribosomal protein S7 has protein sequence MSRGTRHINRHELEPDAKYGSVTVTKLINYVMQNGKKTVATKIVYTALEEAAAKLETDALTVLETALKNVTPVVEVRGRRVGGANLQVPIEVPRPRRLMLALRWMLTSARGAKGKPMAQKLSAELIAAYNNEGAAVRKKDETHRMAEANRAFAHFARNSR, from the coding sequence ATGTCCCGAGGAACACGCCACATTAACCGGCACGAGCTTGAGCCGGATGCAAAATACGGTTCTGTAACCGTAACCAAGCTTATCAACTACGTAATGCAGAACGGTAAGAAGACTGTAGCTACCAAGATCGTCTACACGGCGCTTGAAGAAGCTGCAGCCAAGCTTGAAACCGACGCACTTACGGTTCTTGAGACTGCTCTCAAGAATGTTACCCCCGTAGTAGAAGTCCGCGGCCGCCGTGTCGGTGGTGCCAACCTTCAGGTTCCTATCGAAGTGCCTCGCCCACGCCGTCTTATGCTTGCACTCCGCTGGATGCTGACATCTGCCCGCGGCGCCAAGGGTAAGCCAATGGCTCAGAAACTATCTGCAGAGCTTATTGCTGCTTACAACAACGAAGGTGCTGCCGTCCGTAAGAAGGATGAGACCCACCGTATGGCCGAGGCAAACCGTGCCTTTGCTCACTTCGCACGCAACAGCCGCTAA